The genomic window TCGTGGTCGGTGGGGCAAATTGATGGCCGCACTCGCTTTGCCCGTCGCTACAACGTGATCGTTGACACACAAGGCTATGAAGCCGACGTGGAAGAGGACTGGACGTCATTCCGATCAACAGATGCTGTGCGCACGTTGTACCGCACCGTCGCCGAACACGTCAGCAAGGTGGCGCAAGAACTCGCCGCCGAGATCGTCGAGGCGACATCCGAAGACGCCCTGACCCAGAACCGCAGCGAACTAGCCACGCTTGGACAAGGTGCTCGCATCGAGGTGGCCGAGTTCACCAAAGTCGTGGCGCAGGCGCATCCAACGGTGTCGCCAGAGTTCCTTGCTACCGCCGTCAAAGCCGTTATCCATCTTGAGAAATCGAAAAGCGGCGCTGCATTGCTGCAAAAGCTATCGACGCTGCCCGCCGATGACATCGATGGTCTGGACAGGCTGCTGGCGGAATGGTCGATCAAGGATGCGCTGCGCGTTCTCGATGAAATCGACAGCCGCATCGGCGTAATCGAAACCATCCAGCGGCTGGCCAATGACTCCACCACCGACGAATTGCACACCCTGCATCCCTTGATTCTGCGCTCGCGCTGGGTATTCGGGCCGGAGTTCGAATCGCAGGAGTTCTGCTCCAACGCCACGTTGAAAACCGTGGCCAGCGAATTGTTCAAGAACACCGAAGCCCAGTTCATCAACGACCGCAATCGCCCGGACATTGTGGTGCTGCCGGAGAACACCACATGGCAGATGACGGGCATTGAATCCTTCGATCCCGCCGATACCACGCTCACGCAGATGCAACAGGTTCTGGTGATCGAACTGAAAAAAGGCGGCTTTGAGCTGACCCGGAAGGAAGTGAATCAGGCGAATGGTTACGTGCAGGACATTGCCTTGTCGGGGGCTATGTCAGGATCACCTTTCGTCTATGCGTGGGTTGTCGGCCAGAAAGTGGCGGCAGGCGTTGGACGCGAGCAGGAAGTGGGCGACGGGAATAGGAAATTCGGACGCGTTCGCGCAACCACGTTCGGCACCCTCGTCGATACCGCCAATGCGCGCTTGTTGAAGCTGCGCAACGTGCTGGCCACCCGGTACGAAGGGATTGCAACCGATCAGTTACTCAATCGCGTGCTGTCGCAACCCGTGCAGACGGGCATCATATTTGCCGGCAAGGAGGAGGGAGCATGAGCAGCAAGCTCCCCATCAACCTGAGCGATCTGCTGCGCCAGCGCACGGTCGAGGGTGAGCGCATCGAATACAAGGCCGGGTGGAACCCGGACGCGATCATCCGCACGCTGTGCGCGTTCGCCAACGACTTCGAGAACCTGGGCGGTGGCTACGTGGTGATCGGGCAGGACTGCGATGCCGACGGCAGGCCCATCTTTCCGCCGGTAGGTCTGCCCGACAACCAGCTCGACAAGATCCAGCGCGAACTGCTGGCGCACTGCCAGTTGATACAGCCGCCGTATTTTCCGGTGTTGAGCCTGGAAGTGGTCGAGGGCCGCAACCTGATCGTGCTGCAAGCGCCGGGTGGACAAACGCGACCCTACAAAGCGCCGGAAGCGGTCACGACGAAGCACAAGGTCTGGAAGTACTTCATTCGCCGGTACAGCAGCACGGTCGAGGCCAAAGGCGACACCGAGAAGGAACTGCTGAGCCTGGCTGCCAAAGTGCCGTTCGACGACCGCTACAACCAGTTCGCGCGCGTCGATGATCTTGCCAAGCCTTTGATGCAGGGTTTCCTGGAGGAAGTGGGCAGCGCGCTGGCGGCGGATGCGCCGGGGCTTTCCGTCGAGGCGCTGGGGCGGCAGATGAACGTTGCGGGCGGCCCTGCCGAATCGCCGTGGCCCAAGAACGTGGGCCTGCTGTTCTTCAACGAAACACCGGAGCGGTTCTTCCCCGGCGTGCAGATCGACGTGGTCTGGTTTCCC from Burkholderiaceae bacterium includes these protein-coding regions:
- a CDS encoding ATP-binding protein; translation: MSSTPSQTLALFEDDYLLRELGQVAHVPQVALTELVANAWDAGASKVELILPAEVGGTLTVTDDGHGMTPAQFKKRWMTLRYDRERHQGTNVEFPAGRTARPRRAYGRNGVGRHGLLCFADEYEVQTWRDGVLATFTVGTESGPSPFVLRSETSGKKTGSGTRLSVQVARKLPDADEILTVLAARFVHDPEFEIRVNGVQRTFSEIEGKVNEQTLDLGNGHSATVIVIDSTRLNHSSVHQGIAYWVQKRLVGTPSWSVGQIDGRTRFARRYNVIVDTQGYEADVEEDWTSFRSTDAVRTLYRTVAEHVSKVAQELAAEIVEATSEDALTQNRSELATLGQGARIEVAEFTKVVAQAHPTVSPEFLATAVKAVIHLEKSKSGAALLQKLSTLPADDIDGLDRLLAEWSIKDALRVLDEIDSRIGVIETIQRLANDSTTDELHTLHPLILRSRWVFGPEFESQEFCSNATLKTVASELFKNTEAQFINDRNRPDIVVLPENTTWQMTGIESFDPADTTLTQMQQVLVIELKKGGFELTRKEVNQANGYVQDIALSGAMSGSPFVYAWVVGQKVAAGVGREQEVGDGNRKFGRVRATTFGTLVDTANARLLKLRNVLATRYEGIATDQLLNRVLSQPVQTGIIFAGKEEGA